In Chlorocebus sabaeus isolate Y175 chromosome 19, mChlSab1.0.hap1, whole genome shotgun sequence, a single genomic region encodes these proteins:
- the LOC103223037 gene encoding D-dopachrome decarboxylase, giving the protein MRSQIAVAPCPSSLVPEPWVPPAFFSPGSVFLPLPAMPFVELDTNLPANRVPAGLEKRLCAAAASILGKPADRVNVTVRPGLTMALSGSTEPCAQLSVSSIGVVGTAEDNRSHSAHFFEFLTKELALGQDRILIRFFPLESWQIGKIGTVVTFL; this is encoded by the exons ATGAGAAGTCAGATTGCTGTGGCGCCTTGCCCCTCCTCCCTGGTCCCCGAGCCTTGGGtaccccctgcttttttttcccctggatcAGTTTTCCTTCCTCTGCCCGCCATGCCGTTCGTAGAGCTGGACACGAATTTGCCCGCCAACCGAGTGCCCGCGGGGCTGGAGAAACGACTCTGCGCCGCCGCTGCCTCCATCCTGGGCAAGCCTGCGGAC CGTGTGAACGTGACGGTGCGGCCAGGCCTGACCATGGCACTGAGCGGGTCCACCGAGCCCTGTGCGCAGCTGTCCGTCTCCTCCATCGGGGTAGTTGGCACCGCCGAGGACAACCGCAGCCACAGCGCCCACTTCTTTGAGTTTCTCACCAAGGAGCTAGCCCTGGGCCAGGACCG GATACTTATCCGCTTTTTCCCCCTGGAGTCCTGGCAGATTGGCAAGATAGGGACGGTCGTGACTTTTTTATGA